In Haloimpatiens massiliensis, the following are encoded in one genomic region:
- a CDS encoding transposase, translated as MYQRQEIFNIIELFTSQKLINFYTKIFDNLDLSPLPDRVPSKYGPTGFSRHALFRAFIVMKCEKFAQITDLKDFLENNLIIAQLCGFNILKSLPSYWVFQRFIKNLSNSYLKEIMKNQVNVLKELGFIDNNFVSVDATPVKANTKFNNPKSFSSNKFSKKNPPSSDKDCKLGVHTANNSLNVQVSEDKPNKSKKNYEFYWGYKNHVICDAISGLPIAEFTTTADINEISNFIEILTATNEWFSLKDSYIIADKGYDSKQNHDFIRNTLKGLAFIALNKRGTKKNSLTSTGNVICNGGLAMHKDGKQYFDSYIKQKFCCPYRKSKDDSLCPCKHKKYFNGKKNRGCVKYISIGTDYRASINRDSIFFKKIYSLRTESERYNSRWKNLNTEQAHVRNINSVTNLNTIGHICLLTVALAAIKSDCIDKSKSLSGFKRTA; from the coding sequence ATGTACCAACGTCAAGAAATCTTTAACATAATTGAACTTTTTACTTCTCAAAAGCTTATCAATTTTTATACAAAAATCTTTGATAATCTTGATTTATCTCCATTACCCGATAGGGTTCCTTCTAAATATGGCCCTACTGGATTTTCACGCCATGCTCTTTTTAGAGCTTTCATCGTCATGAAATGTGAGAAGTTTGCCCAAATTACTGATCTTAAAGATTTTTTAGAAAATAATTTAATTATAGCCCAACTTTGTGGTTTTAACATTCTTAAATCTTTACCTTCATACTGGGTTTTTCAGAGATTTATTAAAAATTTATCTAACTCTTATCTTAAAGAAATCATGAAAAATCAAGTTAATGTTCTTAAGGAGTTAGGTTTTATTGATAACAATTTTGTATCTGTTGATGCCACTCCTGTTAAAGCTAATACTAAATTTAATAATCCCAAATCTTTTTCAAGTAACAAGTTTTCTAAAAAGAATCCTCCATCTTCTGATAAAGATTGTAAACTAGGAGTTCATACTGCTAATAACTCCTTGAATGTTCAAGTTTCAGAGGATAAACCCAATAAATCAAAGAAAAATTATGAATTTTACTGGGGATACAAAAATCATGTTATTTGTGATGCTATATCGGGTCTTCCTATTGCTGAATTTACTACAACTGCCGATATCAATGAAATTTCTAATTTTATAGAAATTCTTACTGCTACAAATGAATGGTTTTCACTAAAAGACAGTTACATTATTGCTGATAAAGGATATGATTCAAAGCAAAATCATGATTTTATTCGTAACACCCTTAAAGGGCTTGCTTTCATTGCCTTAAATAAGCGTGGCACTAAGAAAAATAGTTTAACATCTACAGGTAATGTTATATGCAATGGCGGTTTAGCCATGCATAAAGATGGCAAACAATACTTTGATTCCTATATTAAGCAAAAATTCTGTTGTCCTTATAGAAAATCAAAAGATGATTCATTATGTCCATGTAAGCATAAAAAATATTTTAATGGTAAGAAAAACAGAGGTTGTGTAAAATACATAAGCATTGGAACTGATTATAGAGCTTCTATCAATCGTGATTCTATATTTTTCAAGAAAATATATAGCTTAAGAACTGAATCTGAAAGATACAATTCAAGATGGAAAAATCTCAATACTGAACAAGCTCATGTTAGAAATATTAACTCTGTTACTAATCTAAATACTATTGGACACATTTGCCTTTTAACCGTTGCACTTGCTGCTATAAAATCTGATTGTATAGATAAATCCAAATCCCTATCGGGATTTAAAAGAACAGCTTAA
- a CDS encoding PTS sugar transporter subunit IIB: MSIKTKVVLVACGTGIATSTVVANRVEQLIKDNGLNARVIQCKMGEVASKEDEADLLVTTTIPPRQYKFPVIKAMNYLTNINTAKIDQEIINYLK; encoded by the coding sequence ATGAGTATAAAAACAAAAGTAGTTTTAGTAGCATGTGGAACAGGAATAGCTACATCAACTGTAGTAGCAAACAGGGTAGAACAATTAATAAAGGACAATGGCTTAAATGCAAGAGTTATTCAATGTAAAATGGGTGAGGTAGCATCTAAAGAAGATGAGGCGGATTTACTTGTTACAACAACAATTCCTCCAAGACAATACAAATTTCCAGTAATCAAAGCTATGAATTATTTAACAAACATTAATACAGCAAAAATAGATCAAGAAATAATAAACTACTTAAAGTAA
- a CDS encoding galactitol-1-phosphate 5-dehydrogenase, producing MKASVLYGVGDMRYEEVPKPQCDDDSVIVKVKASGICGSDPPRVLKNWKYDLPAIIGHEFSGEIVEIGSNVKGFEIEDRVAAIPFIPCNECYYCKSGLYSMCENHGMLGAKSYGGFAEYAKVPGTNLIKVYDMDFESAAMIEPLAVSLHGVLGLQPGVGDTVAVMGAGTIGQLVIQWLKIYGVEKVIAVDISEVKLGEAKALGADSCINAKECDPVERINEITEDMGVDISIECAGSKITEEQCLLITKKRGKVGYLGIAYTDVLLREKAFENIFRRELTVQGFWNSYSAPFPGKEWTKSVEYVKNGKIKLKEMISHRYKLSEASKAFEMIGSRTEEYNKVMILTDENQ from the coding sequence ATGAAAGCATCAGTATTGTATGGGGTGGGAGACATGCGCTATGAAGAAGTACCAAAGCCTCAATGTGATGATGATTCTGTTATTGTAAAGGTCAAAGCCAGTGGAATTTGTGGTTCAGATCCTCCAAGAGTATTGAAAAATTGGAAATATGATTTACCAGCTATAATAGGACATGAGTTTTCAGGGGAGATAGTTGAAATTGGAAGCAATGTTAAAGGATTTGAAATAGAGGATAGAGTAGCGGCTATACCATTTATACCATGTAATGAATGCTATTATTGTAAATCAGGTTTATATTCTATGTGTGAAAATCATGGAATGCTTGGAGCTAAGTCTTATGGAGGATTTGCTGAATATGCAAAAGTTCCAGGAACAAATTTAATAAAAGTATATGATATGGATTTTGAAAGCGCAGCAATGATAGAACCATTAGCAGTTTCATTGCATGGAGTTTTAGGTCTTCAGCCAGGTGTTGGAGATACAGTTGCTGTTATGGGGGCTGGAACTATAGGACAGCTAGTTATTCAATGGTTAAAAATATATGGAGTAGAAAAAGTCATAGCAGTAGACATATCAGAAGTTAAACTAGGAGAAGCAAAAGCTTTAGGAGCAGATTCTTGCATAAATGCAAAAGAGTGTGACCCAGTAGAAAGAATTAACGAAATAACAGAAGACATGGGTGTAGACATATCTATAGAATGTGCAGGTTCTAAAATAACTGAAGAGCAATGTCTTTTAATAACTAAAAAACGTGGAAAAGTAGGTTATCTAGGAATAGCTTATACAGATGTTTTATTAAGAGAAAAAGCTTTTGAAAATATATTTAGAAGAGAATTAACTGTACAAGGATTTTGGAATTCATACTCAGCACCATTCCCAGGAAAAGAATGGACAAAGAGTGTTGAATATGTTAAAAATGGAAAAATTAAATTGAAAGAAATGATTTCACATAGATATAAATTAAGTGAAGCTAGTAAAGCTTTTGAAATGATAGGTTCTAGAACAGAAGAATATAACAAAGTAATGATATTAACTGATGAAAATCAATAA
- a CDS encoding sigma 54-interacting transcriptional regulator, translated as MNEVDIIQIIKGEDKRNPFTDKEIGEKLNIAREAVTEIRIQEGIPNSRERREKFIYEDIKKILLEDVNISDRKLAGQLKEMGYEISRYSAVQMKKEILENNKGGSIDSDKKAYEEHELKKDVKMGKTVEEKVDEKVELNVEKHVKQHGVAFEKIVGYNKSLKVQVSQAEAAILYPPHGLHTLLLGESGVGKTFFAQAMYDFAIKSGNFKKDAPFVIFNCADYSDNPQLLLAQLFGYAKGAFTGAVGDKKGLVEKAHGGILFLDEVHRLPSEGQEILFYLLDKGMYRRLGEAESTRTVDVMIIAATTEEPKTSLLLTFTRRIPMVIELPSIKDKPLEERYDLISDFFSKESFRVGKDITVTYEAVKSLMLYECPGNVGQLRSDIQVACARGLLHAKINNLNRIIVGINELPSHVKKEILEIHKREPKIENLFNSNINVSPNMLNEETKEKDRYVLPQNIYQFIEEKFSELQKEGLDKKTINKIVSEKVEFQLNNFVKNNELESIDVNKKLSAVVGNKIINAVEKTVEIARNFYDNVQKNFYYCVAIHLSSTYERLNNGKKIKNPQLDYIKSEYALEYKVAKIMANQINEDLNIELPEDEIGFLAMYLKTFTNDKKSKESRVAIIVLTHGRVAGAMAEVANKLLGVNHAVGIEMSLDESPKEALKRTIEVVKKIDEGKGCLILVDMGSLVTFGEIITKDTGIPTRVIGRVDTVMVLEAVRRAMIPDSNLYEIAEALDGDKNYVGIVEGVQKSSENPKTIIALCITGHGTALKIKKYIEDLTDNFDDDINVVSLGLIGECHVEEEIKKLSSKSNIIAVVGTVNPKVNNIPFISFEEVLNGIGVNKIKKIIGVNASKNEQKLQWKKERRLEKLLNEEIILLEENCTTKNEVIDKLCSLLQEKGYVSSDFTLSVYKREIVGATFMGNGVAIPHGEPEYVIKPAIAIMKLEKSIWWDEEKKVDFICMLAINENEKEGILELHSVISVPNKLNKIKKSKDVAEMKEKIIDQII; from the coding sequence ATGAATGAAGTAGATATTATCCAAATAATAAAGGGAGAAGATAAAAGAAATCCTTTTACTGATAAAGAGATAGGTGAAAAACTCAATATAGCAAGGGAAGCAGTAACTGAAATTCGAATTCAAGAGGGAATACCTAATTCTAGAGAGAGAAGAGAAAAGTTTATATATGAGGATATTAAAAAAATACTATTGGAAGATGTAAATATATCTGACAGAAAATTGGCAGGTCAACTAAAAGAAATGGGGTATGAAATTTCTAGATATTCCGCAGTTCAAATGAAAAAGGAAATTTTGGAAAATAATAAGGGTGGTTCCATAGATAGTGATAAAAAGGCATATGAAGAACATGAACTAAAGAAGGATGTAAAAATGGGCAAAACAGTGGAAGAAAAAGTGGATGAAAAGGTGGAATTAAATGTGGAGAAGCATGTGAAGCAACATGGGGTAGCTTTTGAAAAAATAGTGGGATACAACAAATCATTAAAAGTTCAAGTTAGCCAAGCAGAAGCTGCTATATTATATCCTCCTCATGGACTACATACGTTACTTTTAGGAGAATCTGGAGTAGGAAAAACTTTTTTTGCTCAAGCTATGTATGATTTTGCTATAAAGTCAGGAAATTTTAAAAAAGATGCTCCTTTTGTAATCTTTAACTGTGCAGATTATTCAGATAATCCACAACTTTTATTAGCTCAACTTTTCGGGTATGCAAAAGGAGCTTTTACAGGAGCTGTTGGAGATAAGAAAGGTCTTGTAGAAAAGGCTCATGGAGGAATTCTGTTTTTAGATGAAGTTCATAGATTGCCTAGTGAAGGACAAGAAATACTATTTTATTTATTAGATAAGGGAATGTATAGAAGGCTTGGAGAAGCTGAAAGTACTAGAACTGTTGATGTTATGATTATTGCTGCAACTACAGAGGAACCAAAAACATCTCTACTTCTTACGTTTACAAGAAGGATTCCTATGGTAATAGAGCTTCCTTCTATAAAAGATAAGCCTTTAGAAGAAAGATATGATCTTATAAGTGATTTCTTTTCAAAGGAATCTTTTAGAGTGGGAAAAGATATTACTGTTACTTATGAAGCTGTTAAATCTTTAATGTTGTATGAGTGCCCAGGAAACGTAGGACAGTTAAGAAGTGATATTCAAGTAGCTTGTGCTAGAGGACTTCTTCATGCTAAAATTAACAATTTAAATAGAATAATAGTTGGAATAAACGAATTACCCTCCCATGTTAAAAAAGAAATACTAGAAATACATAAAAGAGAGCCTAAAATTGAAAATTTATTTAATAGTAATATAAATGTAAGTCCAAATATGTTAAATGAAGAAACAAAGGAAAAGGATAGATATGTTTTGCCACAAAATATCTATCAATTTATAGAAGAAAAGTTTAGTGAACTTCAAAAAGAAGGGTTAGATAAAAAAACAATAAATAAAATAGTCAGTGAAAAAGTTGAATTTCAATTAAATAATTTTGTAAAGAATAATGAATTAGAGTCTATAGATGTAAATAAGAAATTAAGTGCTGTAGTGGGAAACAAAATAATAAATGCTGTAGAGAAAACTGTAGAGATAGCTAGAAATTTCTATGATAATGTACAGAAAAATTTCTATTATTGTGTAGCTATACACTTAAGTTCTACATATGAAAGATTAAATAATGGCAAGAAAATAAAAAATCCTCAACTAGATTATATAAAATCTGAATATGCATTGGAGTATAAAGTGGCAAAGATTATGGCTAATCAAATAAATGAAGATTTAAATATAGAGTTGCCAGAGGATGAAATAGGATTTTTAGCTATGTATTTGAAAACATTTACTAATGATAAGAAAAGCAAGGAGAGCAGGGTGGCTATAATTGTACTAACCCACGGTAGAGTGGCTGGAGCTATGGCGGAAGTTGCCAATAAACTTCTAGGAGTGAATCATGCTGTAGGAATAGAAATGTCTTTAGATGAAAGTCCTAAGGAAGCTTTAAAGAGAACAATAGAAGTTGTTAAGAAAATAGATGAAGGAAAAGGATGTTTGATATTAGTTGATATGGGTTCTTTGGTTACTTTTGGTGAAATTATAACTAAGGACACAGGGATTCCTACTAGGGTTATAGGAAGAGTTGACACAGTGATGGTATTAGAAGCTGTGAGACGTGCTATGATACCGGACAGTAATCTTTATGAAATCGCAGAGGCATTAGATGGTGATAAAAATTATGTAGGAATAGTTGAAGGAGTACAAAAATCTAGTGAAAATCCTAAAACTATAATAGCTCTTTGTATAACAGGGCATGGAACTGCTTTAAAAATAAAAAAATATATTGAAGATTTAACAGACAATTTTGATGATGATATAAATGTAGTGTCTTTGGGACTTATAGGTGAATGCCATGTGGAAGAAGAAATTAAAAAGTTATCTTCTAAAAGCAATATAATTGCAGTGGTAGGAACAGTAAATCCTAAAGTGAATAATATACCTTTTATATCTTTCGAAGAAGTACTAAATGGTATAGGAGTTAATAAAATAAAAAAGATTATAGGTGTAAATGCATCCAAGAATGAGCAAAAACTGCAATGGAAAAAGGAGAGACGTCTAGAAAAATTACTAAATGAAGAAATTATATTATTAGAAGAAAATTGTACTACCAAAAATGAAGTCATAGATAAATTGTGTAGTTTACTTCAAGAAAAAGGTTATGTATCATCAGATTTTACACTAAGTGTGTATAAAAGAGAAATAGTGGGAGCTACCTTTATGGGTAATGGTGTAGCAATACCCCATGGAGAACCGGAATATGTTATAAAACCAGCCATAGCCATAATGAAACTAGAAAAAAGCATATGGTGGGATGAGGAGAAAAAAGTAGATTTTATATGTATGTTAGCTATAAATGAAAATGAAAAAGAAGGAATATTAGAGTTACATAGTGTTATATCTGTTCCAAACAAGCTTAATAAAATAAAGAAAAGTAAAGATGTTGCGGAAATGAAAGAAAAAATAATTGATCAAATTATATAA
- a CDS encoding PTS sugar transporter subunit IIA gives MNLKNYFKKELIICNLEAENREEVFQKMSNVLLKEGYVKESFFNGLVQREKVFPTGLTLTKYNVAIPHTDAEHVNTPAVALATLKKPVMFSNMCDMDEKVSVNVVFMMALNEPHSQVMMLQQLMGLIQDQDTLEKMVGAANVDEIVKVIEELDK, from the coding sequence ATGAACTTAAAAAATTATTTTAAAAAGGAATTAATTATATGTAATTTGGAAGCAGAAAATAGAGAAGAAGTTTTTCAGAAGATGTCTAATGTATTATTAAAAGAGGGATATGTAAAAGAAAGTTTTTTTAATGGGTTAGTTCAAAGAGAAAAGGTATTTCCTACAGGATTAACTTTGACAAAGTACAATGTAGCAATTCCACATACGGATGCTGAACATGTAAATACTCCAGCTGTAGCTTTAGCTACATTAAAAAAACCAGTAATGTTTAGCAATATGTGTGATATGGATGAAAAGGTAAGTGTAAACGTTGTTTTTATGATGGCTTTAAATGAGCCACATAGTCAAGTTATGATGCTTCAACAATTAATGGGATTAATTCAAGATCAAGATACTCTTGAAAAAATGGTTGGGGCAGCAAATGTGGACGAAATAGTAAAGGTTATTGAAGAGTTGGATAAATAA
- a CDS encoding PTS galactitol transporter subunit IIC, producing the protein MDGLLSVVQYILNLGPTVILPLTITIVGMAFGQGFKKAFKSGITIGVGFVGINLVVGLLVNNLGPAAQQMVQRFGLQLNIIDMGWPAAAAISWASPVAAIMIPIAMAVNIVMLLTKTTKCMDIDIWNYWHFTAAAASVFVLTNGNYLLAILGGIIYEIAVLKIADKTQPMVENFFGLEGVSLPTGSTTAFGLIGIPIAKVVNKIPGIKNLKADPETIQKRFGIFGEPMMMGLILGLGLGALAGYDFGKILQMGISMAGVMLLMPRMVKILMEGLIPVSESVREFLQKKFGEKVDITIGLDAAVAVGHPAVMATALILVPITLLLSVILPGNQVLPFGDLATIPFYIAFVVGAHKGNIVHSVITGTIIMALSLLMATNIASFHTMMAQQAHFAIPKGTTLVSSLDMGGNFLNWIVIKIFQVIGGLF; encoded by the coding sequence ATGGATGGATTATTATCGGTAGTACAATATATTTTAAACCTGGGGCCAACAGTTATATTACCGCTTACAATAACAATAGTAGGAATGGCTTTTGGACAAGGATTTAAAAAAGCTTTTAAATCAGGTATTACCATTGGAGTAGGTTTCGTAGGTATTAATTTAGTAGTAGGATTGCTTGTTAATAACTTAGGACCAGCTGCTCAACAAATGGTTCAAAGATTTGGATTGCAACTTAACATAATTGATATGGGTTGGCCGGCAGCTGCTGCTATAAGCTGGGCATCACCAGTAGCAGCTATTATGATACCAATAGCTATGGCAGTTAACATAGTAATGCTACTTACAAAAACAACAAAATGTATGGATATAGATATTTGGAATTATTGGCATTTTACTGCAGCGGCAGCTAGTGTATTTGTTTTAACAAATGGTAACTATTTGTTAGCTATACTAGGTGGAATCATATATGAAATAGCAGTTTTAAAGATTGCAGACAAGACTCAGCCAATGGTAGAAAATTTCTTTGGATTAGAAGGAGTTTCACTACCAACAGGTTCAACTACAGCTTTTGGATTAATAGGTATTCCAATAGCTAAGGTTGTAAACAAAATTCCAGGAATCAAGAATTTGAAAGCAGACCCAGAGACTATACAAAAGAGATTTGGAATATTTGGTGAGCCAATGATGATGGGCTTAATACTAGGTTTAGGATTAGGTGCACTTGCAGGATATGATTTTGGTAAGATACTACAAATGGGTATTTCAATGGCTGGTGTTATGCTATTGATGCCTCGTATGGTTAAGATACTTATGGAAGGATTAATACCAGTATCAGAATCAGTAAGAGAATTCTTACAAAAGAAATTTGGTGAAAAGGTCGATATCACTATAGGTCTTGACGCAGCAGTTGCTGTTGGACATCCAGCAGTAATGGCAACAGCATTAATATTAGTTCCTATAACATTATTATTATCAGTTATATTACCAGGAAATCAAGTATTACCATTTGGTGATTTAGCTACAATACCGTTTTACATAGCCTTCGTTGTTGGTGCTCATAAGGGAAACATAGTTCACTCAGTTATAACTGGAACTATAATCATGGCATTATCATTATTGATGGCAACTAATATAGCATCATTCCACACAATGATGGCACAGCAAGCACATTTTGCTATACCAAAAGGAACCACTTTAGTGTCAAGTTTAGATATGGGTGGAAACTTCTTAAACTGGATAGTTATAAAAATATTCCAAGTAATAGGTGGATTATTCTAA